A window from Dysidea avara chromosome 2, odDysAvar1.4, whole genome shotgun sequence encodes these proteins:
- the LOC136248017 gene encoding protein NLRC3-like, with amino-acid sequence MATCGLKDTAIVKLAQAFDNLKNLLYLNICQNECRIMQLSSEISRFTELEHLDLSNCNITHSELSNNQPLSNKNLKFLNLSNNSITDEAVDQIVAIINNNKQLQRLNLSNCEFKPSGMEEIVSVLKTCTSLKYINLTSNIINDGLDDEIAAVIDNNEELSHVYLPNSVFNYKCVDGAFKKNVSLKKATLRTSQIVTAKLENLAIQIETIFNDVACISLTSGIKYLAVNFYFVSKQTLKLLIGYLNINNSSLEHLELAVSGLTEAYVHWLCNALRSFESLRFLSICCSDITVEAASSLSDVLKANNNSLQHLILHNCK; translated from the coding sequence ATGGCTACATGTGGACTAAAGGACACTGCCATAGTCAAACTTGCCCAAGCATTTGACAACTTAAAGAATTTATTGTACTTGAACATTTGCCAGAATGAGTGCAGAATTATGCAATTATCAAGTGAAATATCCAGATTCACCGAACTGGAGCATTTGGATTTAAGCAATTGTAACATAACCCATTCAGAGTTGAGTAATAATCAGCCACTTAGCAACAAGAATTTGAAATTTCTTAATTTAAGCAACAACTCCATCACAGATGAAGCAGTGGATCAAATAGTGGCTATCATCAACAATAATAAACAGCTGCAGCGTTTGAATTTATCCAACTGTGAATTTAAGCCTAGTGGGATGGAAGAGATAGTGTCAGTGTTAAAGACATGTACATCATTGAAATATATCAACTTAACATCTAACATTATAAATGATGGACTGGATGATGAAATTGCTGCAGTTATTGACAACAATGAAGAACTGAGTCATGTGTATTTACCAAACAGTGTCTTCAATTACAAATGTGTTGATGGTGCATTTAAAAAGAATGTTTCATTGAAGAAAGCAACTTTACGAACTAGTCAAATAGTAACTGCCAAGCTTGAAAACCTTGCGATACAAATTGAAACAATTTTTAATGATGTGGCATGCATATCTTTAACAAGTGGTATAAAATATCTTGCCGTAAATTTCTATTTTGTTTCAAAGCAAACCTTGAAATTACTGATTGGTTATCTGAACATCAACAACTCCTCCTTGGAGCACCTAGAATTGGCTGTGTCAGGATTAACCGAAGCGTATGTACATTGGCTATGTAATGCTCTTCGTTCGTTTGAATCCTTAAGATTCTTGAGCATTTGCTGCAGTGACATTACTGTTGAAGCTGCAAGCTCATTGTCAGATGTTCTTAAAGCTAATAACAACAGTTTACAACATCTGATCTTGCACAACTGTAAATGA
- the LOC136248019 gene encoding ribonuclease inhibitor-like, protein MLASVVTNNSNLKKIELAGCKLNNTGIIKLFEAMDSGRLTELMDLNLSGSTITGQALNRLFSVIASCKKLKHLELCNCGIGALKVSHFRILYQLYNSKVFSNNPISDGYAGDLANLIARNRQLQHLNVSNCSLLSKGVLKESAVLLHVDLGLNALSDQLSNVASEIAALITNNNGIEQLHLPHCKFQDNDLTILFEAMKDIVSLKCIDISCNQISGSLYQHVTSVVASNHSLEVFRLFKLVLSQSGLEQLYDVLPKFRALQMVSLNQCRVSDQQLSHLSVMIAKDLDTTDFRISDCLLSDVRICDVFKSLKFIKLLQHLSLHSIVFSDNSIDNVAKVIATKKDIEHLNLADCRMSECSKAKVLKALTSTTTLRHFNINNIVVYEQVEDNLTLVIANNIKLRSLELVGCGLTESGTEKLGNALNSHKDLSCIKLNCNSMRLEMSNLPNVIAKSTKLNQLELAHCNLEDTDILAFTETIKCGHCKSFSHLNLSGNNLTDTATKSLLLMVISCPSFKHLELCDCGMIIPSMELPETLNFVLSLSYLDISHNSICNEGTELVAAFISRNDKIKHVNLSSCKFQSSEINQLIKALKSISSLQFIDLSMNDTKNGTLVPIGPLISSNESLSFLHLPITILQSRT, encoded by the coding sequence ATGCTGGCATCTGTGGTAACTAACAACTCAAACTTAAAGAAAATTGAATTAGCTGGTTGCAAATTAAATAACACAGGAATCATCAAACTTTTTGAAGCCATGGATTCTGGCAGATTAACAGAATTGATGGATCTGAATCTTAGTGGCAGTACAATTACTGGCCAGGCATTAAACAGATTGTTCTCTGTGATTGCCAGTTGTAAAAAGTTAAAGCATCTAGAGTTGTGTAATTGTGGTATAGGTGCACTGAAAGTATCCCATTTTAGGATACTTTATCAATTGTACAACTCTAAGGTATTCAGTAATAATCCCATATCAGATGGGTATGCTGGTGATTTAGCTAACTTAATTGCTAGGAACAGACAACTGCAACATCTTAATGTGTCCAATTGTTCGCTGCTTTCCAAAGGAGTATTGAAGGAATCTGCTGTGTTACTACACGTCGACTTGGGATTGAATGCCCTATCTGACCAACTCAGTAATGTGGCTTCAGAAATTGCTGCTTTGATCACCAACAATAATGGAATTGAACAGTTGCATTTACCACATTGCAAGTTTCAAGATAACGACCTCACAATTCTGTTTGAAGCAATGAAGGATATTGTTTCCCTGAAATGCATTGACATTAGTTGCAACCAAATTTCTGGTTCACTGTATCAACATGTAACAAGTGTTGTAGCCAGCAATCACAGCTTGGAGGTTTTTAGGTTGTTTAAGCTTGTTCTTTCTCAAAGTGGACTTGAACAACTTTATGATGTATTGCCAAAGTTTAGAGCACTACAGATGGTCAGCTTAAATCAGTGTCGTGTCTCTGATCAGCAGTTGAGTCACTTGTCTGTGATGATTGCAAAGGATCTGGATACAACTGATTTCAGAATAAGTGATTGTCTGCTTTCTGATGTGAGAATTTGTGATGTATTTAAGTCACTGAAGTTCATTAAACTTCTACAACATCTTTCCCTCCACAGTATTGTGTTTAGTGACAATAGTATTGATAACGTAGCAAAAGTTATTGCAACTAAAAAGGACATTGAGCATCTGAATTTAGCTGATTGTAGAATGTCTGAATGTAGTAAGGCCAAAGTCCTCAAAGCTCTTACATCTACCACTACCCTGCGGCATTTCAATATCAACAATATTGTGGTCTATGAACAAGTAGAGGATAACTTAACATTGGTCATAGCTAACAACATCAAGTTAAGGAGCCTTGAATTAGTAGGATGTGGCCTAACAGAAAGTGGTACTGAGAAGCTTGGAAATGCACTCAATAGCCACAAAGATCTGTCATGTATCAAATTAAATTGCAACTCTATGAGACTGGAAATGTCTAACTTACCAAATGTTATAGCCAAGAGTACTAAACTAAATCAGCTTGAACTGGCTCACTGTAACTTGGAAGACACTGATATTCTAGCATTTACAGAAACTATTAAATGTGGTCACTGCAAAAGTTTCTCACATTTAAACCTTAGTGGAAATAACCTCACTGATACAGCCACTAAGTCATTACTATTAATGGTAATTAGCTGTCCCTCTTTCAAGCATTTAGAGTTATGTGACTGTGGcatgattattccatctatgGAACTTCCAGAGACTTTGAACTTTGTTTTATCTCTATCATACCTTGATATAAGTCACAATTCCATTTGCAATGAAGGGACTGAGTTGGTAGCAGCGTTTATATCAAGAAACGACAAAATCAAACATGTAAATTTGTCAAGCTGCAAGTTTCAATCAAGTGAGATCAACCAGCTGATCAAAGCATTGAAGAGTATATCCTCTCTACAGTTCATAGACTTAAGTATGAATGATACGAAGAATGGCACTCTTGTTCCAATTGGACCTTTGATAAGTAGTAACGAATCATTGAGCTTTCTGCATTTACCAATTACAATTTTACAAAGCAGGACTTAA
- the LOC136248020 gene encoding NLR family CARD domain-containing protein 3-like: MTDEQVQYLAGCVTVNDTLEQLILRNCHLQPAGLLSIVSVLKNMRTLNFTSNKFGNHGIKAILNAMSTINSLQFVNLGSYSITDDLAVELEEVASCNGGTTNKTYKLCINDLTVNDTEAYAIESLISGSSSICHLELANSVIPDARKPMIVKAMRKHSTLSHLNLSGISVTEEVEDELTSLVANNANLYHLALADCKLKDSFLVKFPEALNAHKELLQLNLSSNKFSAMAAVSIGKVVTKNT, translated from the exons ATGACTGATGAACAGGTACAATATCTGGCTGGCTGTGTAACTGTTAATGACACTTTGGAACAACTCATTCTTCGCAACTGTCATTTACAACCTGCAGGCCTTCTAAGTATTGTTAGTGTATTAAAGAATATGAGAACATTAAA TTTCACTAGCAACAAGTTTGGTAACCATGGTATCAAAGCAATTCTAAATGCTATGTCAACAATAAATTCACTACAGTTTGTTAATTTAGGTTCATACAGCATTACTGATGACTTGGCTGTTGAGCTTGAAGAAGTGGCTAGTTGTAATG GAGGTACTACTAACAAAACTTACAAACTGTGCATTAATGACCTTACTGTTAACGATACTGAAGCTTATGCGATAGAGTCCCTTATCAGCGGCAGCAGTTCAATTTGTCATCTTGAGTTAGCTAATTCAGTGATTCCTGATGCAAGAAAGCCAATGATTGTGAAAGCAATGAGGAAGCATTCCACACTATCACATCTTAATCTTAGTGGCATTTCTGTCACTGAAGAAGTGGAAGATGAATTGACATCTTTGGTTGCCAACAATGCTAACTTGTATCACCTTGCATTGGCTGATTGTAAATTAAAGGATTCATTCCTTGTTAAATTTCCTGAAGCTCTGAATGCACACAAGGAATTATTACAGCTAAATTTAAGCTCCAACAAATTTTCTGCAATGGCGGCGGTAAGCATAGGTAAGGTTGTGACTAAGAATACATGA
- the LOC136248021 gene encoding uncharacterized protein has product MTSVNYLLQWMVIMKRYQQKRKRERARIGLKALETLTYCCVNPDDLHEVGNKIQDIITFLKEKLPSCEGLIIRPELRNTVRKQARMQALKVCQKYRKLPLRSRRGPAAKDWRYRNRVGIKADSLRKAATAEQILKDATNRLRLKVDNKGEDVPNTSVPSKLKSSATRTGMKRKRCGDCDGCQAANCGECTNCLDKKIFGGPGIKKQCCMRRRCLTFLTPLQQLSQRILSSNENVEKETDAYHVDDTVGDTENWVDVMKQDWYVLSKKQKEEVYKIWNNAKKKTLTVLPSGLSLNDVWSLFLTHWLTDKVITTFLQIALQKYSNDTRRTFVASTFLCNNLNRHSEVTRRWYQKVNFQEYNVCLFPVHVHNNHWILLALHIADKELLVYDSLGRTQYSCVEVLKGWILEKKEIITEWDDVNVRYVPEKEVPRQQNGHDCGVFLCVYALHEMLGIKTYNCNAGNFNHIREWMTWMLFNTH; this is encoded by the exons ATGACATCAGTGAACTACCTCCTCCAATGGATGGTTATAATGAAGAGATACCAGCAAAAAAG AAAGAGAGAGCGTGCTAGAATTGGTTTAAAAGCCCTGGAAACTTTGACATATTGTTGTGTTAATCCAGATGATTTACATGAAGTAGGAAATAAGATACAAGATATAATCACCTTTTTAAAGGAGAAGCTTCCCAGCTGTGAAGGTTTGATTATTAGGCCAGAGCTAAGGAACACTGTAAGGAAGCAAGCAAGAATGCAAGCACTCAAAGTATGCCAGAAATATCGAAAGCTACCATTGCGGAGTAGACGTGGTCCAGCAGCAAAAGATTGGCGGTATCGCAATAGGGTTGGGATCAAGGCAGACAGTCTTAGAAAG GCAGCTACAGCTGAACAGATTTTGAAGGATGCAACCAATAGGTTAAGGTTGAAAGTTGATAACAAAGGAGAAG ACGTACCCAATACAAGTGTACCATCCAAACTAAAATCAAGTG CAACAAGAACAGGAATGAAGAGAAAGCGGTGCGGAGACTGTGATGGATGCCAGGCCGCAAATTGTGGAGAGTGTACCAACTGTTTAGACAAGAAGATATTTGGTGGCCCTGGCATCAAAAAGCAGTGTTGCATGCGCCGCCGCTGTTTGACATTCTTAACCCCATTACAG CAACTATCACAGAGAATATTGTCCAGCAATGAGAATGTTGAGAAGGAGACAGATGCATATCATGTGGATGATACAGTAGGAGACACTGAGAAT TGGGTGGATGTTATGAAACAAGATTGGTATGTACTGAGTAAGAAGCAGAAAGAAGAG GTTTACAAGATATGGAACAATGCAAAGAAGAAAACACTGACAGTACTACCTAGTGGGCTCTCATTAAATGATGTCTGGTCACTATTTTTAACTCACTGGCTCACAGACAAG GTGATCACAACGTTTTTACAAATTGCCTTGCAAAAGTATTCAAAT GATACGAGAAGAACATTTGTCGCATCGACCTTCTTATGCAACAACCTGAATCGACATTCTGAAGTAACAAGAAGGTGGTACCAAAAG GTTAATTTCCAGGAGTACAATGTGTGCTTGTTTCCAGTTCATGTGCACAATAATCACTGGATACTTCTG GCCTTACATATTGCTGACAAAGAGCTCTTAGTGTATGATTCACTTGGTCGTACACAGTACAGCTGTGTAGAAGTACTGAAAGGATGGATTTTGGAAAAGAAAGAAATAATAACAGAATGGGATGATGTGAATGTTAGATACGTACCTGAAAAG GAAGTGCCACGACAGCAAAATGGTCATGACTGTGGTGTATTTTTATGTGTA TACGCCTTACATGAAATGTTGGGGATTAAGACTTACAACTGTAATGCG GGTAACTTTAATCATATTAGAGAATGGATGACATGGATGCTGTTTAATACACATTGA